A window of Bdellovibrionales bacterium genomic DNA:
GCGGTTTCAAAAGGGGGGACTCGATTGATTGCCTTGAGATCGGCTGGATTCAATCACGTTGACCTTGAGGCAGCTCGCGATTTTGGTCTTCGGGTCGTGCGGGTGCCAGAATATTCGCCATATGCGGTTGCTGAGCATGCTGTGGCGCTGATTTTGTCTCTCAACAGAAAAATTCATCGGGCCTACAATCGAGTGAGAGAGGGCAATTTTTCGCTCGAAGGATTGGTTGGATTTGATATGTATAAGAAGTCTGTTGGTATCATTGGTACGGGCCGTATTGGTTCGGTGATGGCAAAGATCATGAGTGGATTTGGTTGCGAAGTGCTTGCCTATGATCAGAACAAAAATGCTGATCTTCTAGAAATGGGTGTTCAGTATTTGGATCTTGATGAGGTCTTGAAAAGGTCTGATATCATTTCCTTGCATGTTCCATTGACTCCAAAGACACGGCATGTTTTGAATGAAAAATCTTTTTCTTTGATGAAGCAGGGCGTGATGGTCATCAATACGAGTCGTGGCGCATTGGTTGACACTCCAGCGCTGGTTCAGTTTTTAAAATCTGGACACATTGGCTATGCGGGTCTTGACGTTTATGAGGAAGAAGAAGGAGTCTTTTTTAAGAACCTGTCGGATCAGATTCTTCAAGATGATCAACTGGCCCGTTTGTTGACCTTTCCCAATGCACTTCTAACCTCCCACCAAGCTTTTTTAACAGAAGAGGCCCTTGCCAATATTGCGCAGACAACTCTTCAAAATATCAGTGACTTTGAGGCGGGAGGGGAGCTCTTCAACGAAGTTAGCCTTGAGAGTCATGTTATAAAGTAGCGGCAAGGGTTAGGGATGGGGCAATTGCGTCTTCCTCTCTTCAGCTGGAGAGTCCTTTAGCTCAAGTGTAGGTCCACTTTTGTTTGCAAATGATATGACTATCTTATAGTTAAATCTATTGCCTTTTGATTCGAAAGCCTTTTTGATTCTGCTAGAATCAATGTTCAATATTGATCCTGCAAGGCCGGATTCAACACCTAATATTTGTATATTAAGACCATTGAGAAATTCGCCCAATTTTTCTCGCTCATCCGGGTTTTCAGATTTGAGATATTCTTTGTTGGTTTGCCCGTATTCAGAAAGAAGAGAATTCGCGGCCAGCTTGTTTCGATAATTTGTGTATTGCGCAATCGAATTATCTAGAGCCTGAGGGAGTTCATCAATTTGTCCGGAAAAATCAAAAACAAGAGCTTCTAATTTTACAAACTCTTTTCTTTTAGGTGAGGGGACTCTTTTGAAACAGATTCTATCTGTTCGATTTTTTGCTTTTTCAACGGTTCCCTCGAGACCTTTGCCATACAAATTTTGGTACTGGTGGGCGGAGGATAAAGTTCCGATGGCCTCCGCGAGAGGGTAAACATAGGCAAGCTCATAAGCGGGGATCACAAGTGCTTTCTGATTCCCCTGTTGGTCAAGAAGTGAAATAAATCTGTCTTTTTCTCCTTCGATTTGTTTGTCTTTGCTTAAGTCAGCGGCAATTAAACACTCAGTTTTTGAGTCGATGTGGATTGATCGATCAGCTTTTAGCCAGTTTTTGTTTAAAGCCTCGTTTATATCGGAAGGAAGTTCGCCCAGTCTTAGGTTAAGAGCCTCTTCGGCGATGGCCACAGAGGAGATTTTGTCCATTGTTCTCGCTTTTGATGAGTAAACGAAATCAACAAAGGCTTCGAGACGTTCAGTTGAAGTCATAAAGCCAAGCTGTTCAAGAAAAATATACAGTGATACTTTTGCCTGCTCCAGGCTAGACAGGCGAACGTAGAGGTGATTATCGACGAGGTAGGAATTTGTAATATCGCTCCACATAAACAAGCGACTTGCTTTCGAGGCTTTCAATTCTTCTGGGAGGGGCAATGGATCGTCATAAAGTTCGATATATTTAATAGGGTAGTTCTCCTTCTGAAATTCATCCATCAATTTTTTTGCTAGAATGGGATGGAATTCGGAAATTCGATCCAGGGCACTTATGATCGTCTCTTCCTTCACAGAGGGATTATTTAATAACTCTGAGGACCGCTTGAATTGGGGCTCAGTCGAGGACGGCGAGTTTGCGTGAAGAATTTTG
This region includes:
- a CDS encoding 2-hydroxyacid dehydrogenase translates to MKIAFFDCHGFEKSSFMAENERLREKHDLTYFEARLTETSATLAAGYPCVCAFVNDRLNRGTLQAVSKGGTRLIALRSAGFNHVDLEAARDFGLRVVRVPEYSPYAVAEHAVALILSLNRKIHRAYNRVREGNFSLEGLVGFDMYKKSVGIIGTGRIGSVMAKIMSGFGCEVLAYDQNKNADLLEMGVQYLDLDEVLKRSDIISLHVPLTPKTRHVLNEKSFSLMKQGVMVINTSRGALVDTPALVQFLKSGHIGYAGLDVYEEEEGVFFKNLSDQILQDDQLARLLTFPNALLTSHQAFLTEEALANIAQTTLQNISDFEAGGELFNEVSLESHVIK